A section of the candidate division WOR-3 bacterium genome encodes:
- a CDS encoding TdeIII family type II restriction endonuclease, whose translation LKVGDEFWDFLGGKGTYSELLNCFERVGLELRPEIEKYFKKFK comes from the coding sequence ACTCAAAGTTGGAGACGAGTTTTGGGATTTTCTTGGCGGTAAAGGGACTTATTCCGAATTGTTAAACTGCTTTGAGAGAGTGGGTTTAGAATTAAGACCTGAGATTGAAAAGTATTTTAAAAAATTTAAATAA